The following coding sequences are from one Ovis canadensis isolate MfBH-ARS-UI-01 breed Bighorn chromosome 25, ARS-UI_OviCan_v2, whole genome shotgun sequence window:
- the CHRM3 gene encoding muscarinic acetylcholine receptor M3 yields MVTWHLVSFYKESSARSTVFDTLDWFEDPTWNRLCQRVTMTLRNNNTTSPLFLNISSSWIHGPSDTGLPPGTVTHFGSYNISRAAGNLSSPNGTTSDPLGGHTIWQVVFIAFLTGVLALVTIIGNILVIVAFKVNKQLKTVNNYFLLSLACADLIIGVISMNLFTTYIIMNRWALGNLACDLWLSIDYVASNASVMNLLVISFDRYFSITRPLTYRAKRTTKRAGVMIGLAWVISFILWAPAILFWQYFVGKRTVPPGECFIQFLSEPTITFGTAIAAFYMPVTIMTILYWRIYKETEKRTKELAGLQASGTEAEAENFVHPTGSSRSCSSYELQQQSMKRSARRKYGRCHFWFTTKSWKPSAEQMDQDHSSSDSWNNNDAAASLENSASSDEEDIGSETRAIYSIVLKLPGHSTILNSTKLPSSDNLQVPEEELGTVGLERKPSKLQAQQSMDDGGSFQKSFSKLPIQLESAVDTAKASDVSSSVGKTTATLPLSFKEATLAKRFALKTRSQITKRKRMSLIKEKKAAQTLSAILLAFIITWTPYNIMVLVNTFCDSCIPKTYWNLGYWLCYINSTVNPVCYALCNKTFRNTFKMLLLCQCDKRKRRKQQYQQRQSVIFHKRVPEQAL; encoded by the coding sequence aCTATGTCAGAGAGTCACCATGACCTTGCGCAATAACAATACAACCTCACCCTTGTTTCTGAACATCAGCTCTTCCTGGATTCACGGCCCTTCGGATACAGGGCTGCCCCCAGGAACAGTTACTCACTTTGGCAGCTACAACATTTCTCGGGCAGCTGGGAATCTCTCCTCTCCAAATGGCACCACCAGTGACCCTCTCGGAGGTCATACCATCTGGCAGGTGGTCTTCATTGCATTCTTAACGGGCGTCCTGGCCTTGGTGACCATCATTGGCAACATCCTGGTGATAGTGGCATTCAAGGTCAACAAGCAGCTGAAGACAGTCAACAACTACTTCCTCTTAAGTCTGGCCTGTGCCGACCTGATTATTGGGGTCATTTCGATGAATCTGTTTACTACCTACATCATCATGAACCGATGGGCGTTAGGGAACCTGGCCTGTGACCTCTGGCTATCCATTGACTACGTGGCTAGCAATGCCTCCGTCATGAACCTTCTGGTCATCAGCTTTGACAGATACTTTTCCATCACAAGGCCGCTCACGTACCGAGCCAAACGAACAACAAAGCGAGCTGGTGTGATGATAGGTTTGGCTTGGGTCATCTCCTTCATCCTTTGGGCTCCCGCCATCTTGTTCTGGCAGTACTTTGTTGGGAAGAGAACTGTGCCTCCAGGGGAGTGTTTCATCCAGTTCCTCAGCGAGCCCACCATCACCTTCGGTACGGCCATCGCTGCCTTTTATATGCCTGTCACCATCATGACTATTTTATACTGGAGGATctataaggaaactgaaaaacgTACCAAAGAACTTGCTGGGCTACAAGCCTCTGGAACAGAGGCCGAGGCGGAGAACTTTGTCCACCCCACGGGCAGTTCTCGAAGCTGCAGCAGCTATGAGCTCCAGCAGCAGAGCATGAAACGCTCAGCCAGGAGGAAGTATGGACGCTGCCACTTCTGGTTCACGACCAAGAGCTGGAAGCCAAGCGCTGAGCAGATGGACCAAGACCACAGCAGCAGTGACAGCTGGAATAACAACGATGCTGCCGCCTCCCTGGAGAACTCCGCCTCCTCTGACGAGGAGGACATTGGCTCAGAGACCAGAGCCATCTACTCCATCGTGCTCAAGCTCCCAGGTCACAGCACCATCCTCAACTCCACCAAACTACCTTCATCAGACAACCTGCAGGTGCCGGAGGAGGAGCTGGGGACGGTGGGCTTGGAGAGGAAACCCAGCAAACTTCAGGCCCAGCAGAGCATGGATGATGGAGGCAGCTTTCAGAAAAGCTTCTCCAAGCTTCCCATCCAGTTAGAGTCTGCCGTGGACACAGCCAAGGCCTCTGATGTCAGCTCCTCAGTGGGGAAGACCACGGCCACTCTACCTCTGTCCTTCAAGGAAGCTACACTGGCCAAGAGGTTTGCTCTGAAGACCAGAAGCCAGATCACTAAGCGGAAACGGATGTCTCTCATCAAGGAGAAGAAAGCGGCCCAGACCCTCAGTGCCATCCTGCTTGCCTTCATCATCACCTGGACCCCCTACAATATCATGGTTCTGGTGAACACCTTTTGTGACAGCTGCATCCCCAAAACCTATTGGAATCTGGGCTACTGGCTGTGCTACATCAACAGCACCGTGAACCCCGTGTGCTATGCCCTGTGCAACAAAACATTCAGAAACACTTTCAAGATGCTGCTGTTGTGTCAGTGTGACAAGAGGAAGAGACGCAAGCAGCAGTACCAGCAGAGACAGTCGGTCATTTTCCACAAGCGGGTGCCTGAGCAGGCCTTGTAG